From Saccharothrix espanaensis DSM 44229, the proteins below share one genomic window:
- a CDS encoding multidrug effflux MFS transporter, which yields MRVNGPPRTRRLLLLLGALSTFGPLSIDLYLPALPALARNLDATDDSAQWSISACMIGLALGQLFIGPLSDKIGRKRPLFIGVATYTVASLLCATAPSITVLIVLRLVQGLAGSAGMVAVEAMVRDLYEGRQMARILSLLMLVGGCAPIVAPVLGGQLLHFTDWRGLFVLLAVISALLLLAVIALPETLRPELRHAGGLRRVRAGFSAVVRDRMFVGCTLGTSIGSIALFIYISISSFVLEGGYGVSPQVFSLIFAVNSVGLVLGGWFNSLLLRRFTPERLLVAEALVALVASVLSLVAALLHAPLAVFLPVLFLTILSGGLASPNATALALTRHPANAGTAAALLGSTGFLFGALFAPLASLGGASAIAMTAGIAIARVGSWLAYALVARPQRATPDPAPCAGG from the coding sequence GTGCGCGTGAACGGCCCACCGCGCACCCGCCGCCTGCTGTTGTTGCTCGGTGCGCTGTCCACGTTCGGCCCGCTGTCCATCGACCTGTACCTGCCCGCGCTGCCCGCCCTGGCCCGCAACCTGGACGCCACCGACGACTCCGCGCAGTGGAGCATCTCGGCGTGCATGATCGGGCTCGCGCTGGGACAGCTGTTCATCGGGCCGTTGAGCGACAAGATCGGCCGCAAGCGGCCGTTGTTCATCGGGGTGGCGACGTACACGGTGGCGTCGCTGCTGTGCGCGACCGCGCCGTCGATCACGGTGTTGATCGTGTTGCGGCTGGTGCAGGGCCTGGCGGGGTCGGCCGGGATGGTGGCGGTCGAGGCGATGGTCCGGGACCTGTACGAGGGCCGGCAGATGGCGCGCATCCTGTCGTTGCTGATGCTGGTCGGCGGGTGCGCGCCGATCGTCGCGCCGGTGCTGGGCGGGCAGTTGCTGCACTTCACCGACTGGCGCGGGCTGTTCGTGCTGCTGGCGGTGATCTCGGCGTTGCTGCTGCTGGCGGTGATCGCACTGCCGGAGACGCTGCGCCCGGAACTGCGGCACGCGGGCGGCCTGCGCCGGGTGCGCGCCGGGTTCTCGGCGGTGGTCCGGGACCGGATGTTCGTCGGCTGCACGCTGGGCACGAGCATCGGCAGCATCGCGCTGTTCATCTACATCTCGATCAGCTCGTTCGTGCTCGAAGGCGGCTACGGCGTGAGCCCGCAGGTGTTCTCGCTGATCTTCGCGGTCAACTCGGTGGGCCTGGTGCTCGGCGGGTGGTTCAACTCCTTGCTGCTGCGCCGGTTCACGCCGGAACGGCTGCTGGTCGCCGAAGCGCTGGTCGCCCTCGTGGCCAGTGTGCTGAGCCTGGTCGCGGCGCTGCTGCACGCCCCGCTCGCGGTGTTCCTGCCGGTGCTGTTCCTCACCATCCTCAGCGGCGGCCTGGCCTCCCCCAACGCGACGGCCCTCGCCCTGACCCGCCACCCGGCCAACGCGGGCACCGCCGCCGCGCTGCTGGGCAGCACCGGCTTCCTGTTCGGCGCGCTGTTCGCCCCGCTCGCGTCGCTGGGCGGGGCCAGTGCGATCGCGATGACGGCCGGCATCGCCATCGCCCGGGTCGGCTCGTGGCTGGCCTACGCCTTGGTGGCCCGCCCGCAACGGGCCACCCCGGACCCCGCGCCGTGCGCCGGGGGCTGA
- a CDS encoding ABC transporter substrate-binding protein has product MTVRLAQDPGSLDTVKNSNAGTTYIGHEVFEQLVTIDANYQPQPVLAESYKKADDGLGYTFTLRKGIVFADGTPLRAADAAASLRYWVDNGSYAGSLKPVLKEITAPDEGTVVVTLSAPFNLVALMATSHGTGIRKESDIASAGPTGIPRENSAGSGPYKVKTWTPGQEIVLERNDKYQPPGGKSSGYAGAKNAYLDTITYKVVADADAVLNGLQTGLLDVAEPSHDQYDQVKRSDTLKVGVEGAANIQYIALNHNSGSIFAKQQARDAMNLIVDKAAVMASQGVPELVSPSNGAFATQTNKGMYSEAGKAKWDQHDPERAKQLFAEAGLQPGQTIRMITTDEFPQFKDALVLVQSQLQKIGITASIDSYDFATLIGRKNNEPDSWDVLALMDDANPPVPSYSDNVQGMDNMGYPRDQLAPLLSAYNAADTPEEQKQAIDKVQEFTSQNLPTITLYNAKSYVGYSAKVRGYDGWGMEFADVWLAG; this is encoded by the coding sequence TTGACCGTCCGGCTGGCCCAGGACCCGGGCTCGCTGGACACGGTCAAGAACTCCAACGCCGGCACCACCTACATCGGTCACGAGGTGTTCGAGCAACTGGTCACGATCGACGCGAACTACCAGCCGCAGCCAGTGCTCGCGGAATCGTACAAGAAGGCCGATGACGGGCTGGGCTACACGTTCACGCTCCGCAAGGGGATCGTGTTCGCTGACGGCACACCCCTGCGGGCGGCAGACGCCGCGGCGTCGCTGCGCTACTGGGTGGACAACGGCAGCTACGCCGGGTCGCTCAAGCCCGTGCTCAAGGAGATCACCGCGCCCGACGAGGGCACGGTGGTGGTGACGCTGAGCGCGCCGTTCAACCTCGTGGCGCTGATGGCCACCAGCCACGGCACCGGGATCCGCAAGGAGTCCGACATCGCCTCCGCCGGGCCGACCGGCATCCCCCGGGAGAACTCCGCCGGCAGCGGCCCGTACAAGGTCAAGACGTGGACGCCCGGCCAGGAGATCGTCCTGGAGCGCAACGACAAGTACCAGCCGCCCGGTGGCAAGTCCAGCGGGTACGCCGGGGCCAAGAACGCCTACCTGGACACGATCACCTACAAGGTCGTGGCCGACGCCGACGCCGTGCTCAACGGCCTGCAGACGGGCCTGCTCGACGTCGCCGAGCCGTCGCACGACCAGTACGACCAGGTCAAGCGCAGCGACACCCTCAAGGTCGGGGTGGAGGGCGCGGCGAACATCCAGTACATCGCGCTCAACCACAACTCCGGCTCGATCTTCGCCAAGCAGCAGGCGCGCGACGCGATGAACCTCATCGTCGACAAGGCGGCGGTGATGGCGTCGCAGGGCGTGCCCGAGCTGGTCTCGCCGAGCAACGGCGCGTTCGCCACGCAGACCAACAAGGGCATGTACTCCGAGGCCGGCAAGGCCAAGTGGGACCAGCACGACCCGGAGCGCGCCAAGCAGCTGTTCGCCGAGGCCGGGCTGCAACCCGGGCAGACCATCCGGATGATCACCACCGACGAGTTCCCGCAGTTCAAGGACGCGCTGGTGCTGGTGCAGAGCCAGTTGCAGAAGATCGGGATCACGGCGAGCATCGACAGCTACGACTTCGCCACGCTGATCGGGCGCAAGAACAACGAGCCCGACAGCTGGGACGTGCTGGCGCTGATGGACGACGCCAACCCGCCCGTCCCGTCCTACAGCGACAACGTGCAGGGCATGGACAACATGGGCTACCCGCGCGACCAGCTCGCGCCGCTGCTGTCGGCCTACAACGCGGCCGACACCCCGGAGGAGCAGAAGCAGGCGATCGACAAGGTCCAGGAGTTCACCTCCCAGAACCTGCCGACCATCACGCTCTACAACGCGAAGTCCTACGTGGGCTACAGCGCCAAGGTGCGCGGGTACGACGGCTGGGGCATGGAGTTCGCCGACGTCTGGCTGGCGGGGTAG
- a CDS encoding ABC transporter ATP-binding protein encodes MSLLEIDRLSVAVPTGEVDTELVHELSLSLDSGQTLCVVGESGSGKTVTVLSVIRLLEFVTPVRTTGEVRLDDVDLNGLDAARMRSFRGRRIGMVFQEALDSLNPAQRIGAQLVEAYEPGGTRRGEARAEALARALDLLREVGFSDPRRVANLYPHQLSGGMQQRVMIAMALMAGPDLLLADEPTTALDVTTQAEILRLFRTVQREHRMACVFITHDMGVAAEIADRIAVLYAGRLVESGPAAEVLNSPRHRYTRALVECVPQVGVRRVDGLPAITGSVPEAGALLPGCRFAPRCAHTVDRCTTEEPPPIAVGPVEVACWNPGSGPVELPPPAPVEALAEADLAEPLLEVKDVRRTFVTRSGRSGGLLGLRKRERLAAVDGVSLSIRPGEFFGLVGESGSGKTTLGQIVAALDHPTEGTVSVAGQLHTARGLEGDTTAFRRTVQLVFQDPQSSLDPRHTVGRIIAEPLRELTSLRGPALRKRVERLLDEVGLAKTVIDRIPAQISGGQRQRVAIARALAPEPRLIVADEPTSALDVSVQGQVMNLLLDLRREHDLGFLFITHNLSLILSVADRVGVMKDGKLVEVATPAEIAAAPGHEYTRSLLAANPGITPPARAAGSPE; translated from the coding sequence ATGTCGCTACTGGAGATCGACCGCCTCTCGGTCGCGGTGCCCACCGGCGAGGTGGACACCGAACTGGTCCACGAACTCAGCCTCAGCCTCGACTCCGGGCAGACCTTGTGCGTGGTCGGCGAGTCGGGCAGCGGCAAGACGGTCACCGTGCTCTCGGTGATCCGGCTGCTGGAGTTCGTCACGCCGGTGCGGACCACCGGAGAGGTGAGGCTGGACGACGTCGACCTCAACGGGCTGGACGCGGCGCGGATGCGCTCGTTCCGCGGCCGCCGGATAGGCATGGTGTTCCAAGAGGCCCTGGACTCGCTCAACCCGGCGCAGCGGATCGGCGCGCAGCTCGTCGAGGCGTACGAGCCGGGCGGGACGCGGCGCGGCGAGGCGCGCGCGGAAGCCCTCGCGCGGGCGCTGGACCTGCTGCGGGAGGTGGGTTTCAGCGACCCGCGACGGGTCGCGAACCTGTACCCGCACCAGCTCTCCGGCGGGATGCAGCAGCGGGTGATGATCGCGATGGCGCTGATGGCCGGGCCCGACCTGCTGCTCGCCGACGAGCCGACCACCGCGCTGGACGTCACGACCCAGGCGGAGATCCTGCGGCTGTTCCGCACCGTGCAACGGGAACACCGGATGGCGTGCGTGTTCATCACCCACGACATGGGGGTCGCGGCCGAGATCGCCGACCGGATCGCGGTGCTCTACGCGGGCCGGCTGGTCGAGTCCGGACCGGCGGCCGAGGTGCTCAACTCGCCCCGCCACCGCTACACCCGCGCGCTCGTGGAGTGCGTCCCGCAGGTCGGGGTGCGCCGGGTCGACGGGCTGCCCGCCATCACCGGGTCCGTGCCGGAGGCCGGCGCGCTGCTGCCCGGCTGCCGGTTCGCCCCGCGCTGCGCGCACACCGTGGACCGCTGCACCACCGAGGAACCGCCGCCGATCGCCGTCGGACCGGTCGAGGTGGCGTGCTGGAACCCCGGCTCCGGCCCGGTGGAACTGCCGCCGCCCGCACCGGTCGAGGCGCTCGCCGAGGCCGACCTGGCCGAGCCGCTGCTGGAGGTCAAGGACGTGCGGCGCACGTTCGTGACCCGCAGCGGGCGCTCGGGCGGCCTGCTCGGCTTGCGGAAGCGGGAGCGGCTGGCCGCCGTGGACGGGGTCAGCCTGAGCATCCGGCCGGGGGAGTTCTTCGGCCTGGTCGGCGAGTCCGGCAGCGGCAAGACCACGCTAGGCCAGATCGTCGCCGCGCTGGACCACCCCACCGAGGGCACCGTCAGCGTGGCCGGCCAACTGCACACCGCACGCGGCCTCGAAGGCGACACCACGGCCTTCCGCCGGACCGTGCAGCTGGTCTTCCAGGACCCGCAGAGCTCGTTGGACCCCCGGCACACCGTCGGCCGGATCATCGCCGAACCGCTGCGCGAACTGACCTCGCTGCGCGGCCCCGCCCTGCGCAAGCGGGTGGAGCGCCTGCTCGACGAGGTCGGCCTGGCCAAGACGGTGATCGACCGGATCCCGGCGCAGATCTCCGGCGGCCAGCGGCAGCGGGTGGCCATCGCCCGCGCGCTGGCCCCCGAGCCCCGGCTGATCGTGGCCGACGAGCCCACCTCGGCGCTGGACGTCTCGGTGCAGGGGCAGGTGATGAACCTGCTGCTGGACCTGCGCCGGGAGCACGACCTCGGCTTCCTGTTCATCACCCACAACCTGAGCCTGATCCTGTCGGTCGCCGACCGGGTCGGCGTGATGAAGGACGGCAAGCTCGTCGAGGTGGCCACGCCGGCCGAGATCGCCGCCGCGCCCGGCCACGAGTACACCCGCAGCCTGCTGGCCGCCAACCCCGGCATCACCCCGCCCGCCCGCGCGGCGGGCTCGCCCGAGTGA
- a CDS encoding ABC transporter permease, whose protein sequence is MTTVLPSARAFARRNAVLVIAGGLLVALTLLVLVLPLFLPDPNAPDPVRRLLPPSAEHPMGTDKYGRDLFARWASAGRVSIGMTLLITVCAVTLGTFIGLVAGFFARAGTVVMRVVDAWMAFPSIILAIVFAVVVGPGMLSELLAVTIIFTPYTARIIRSRVLGLTTRTYVKAARVSGMGAWKTLAVHVLPNTLPLAVVQCVLLSAGAMLIDGSLSFLGLGISPPTATWGNMVADGRTYLQDHPTMVMFPGLTIALFVFLLNLAGSSLRTFVDPRARMLLAQRRRR, encoded by the coding sequence ATGACGACGGTCCTGCCGAGCGCGCGGGCGTTCGCCCGGCGCAACGCCGTGCTGGTGATCGCGGGCGGCCTGCTGGTCGCGCTCACCCTGCTGGTGCTGGTGCTGCCGCTGTTCCTGCCGGACCCGAACGCGCCCGACCCGGTGCGGCGGCTGCTGCCGCCGTCCGCGGAGCACCCGATGGGCACCGACAAGTACGGCCGGGACCTGTTCGCCCGCTGGGCGTCCGCCGGCCGGGTGTCCATCGGGATGACCCTGCTGATCACGGTCTGCGCGGTCACGCTGGGCACGTTCATCGGGCTGGTCGCGGGCTTCTTCGCCCGCGCCGGCACGGTGGTCATGCGGGTCGTGGACGCGTGGATGGCGTTCCCGTCGATCATCCTGGCGATCGTGTTCGCGGTCGTCGTCGGGCCGGGCATGCTCAGCGAGCTGCTGGCCGTGACGATCATCTTCACCCCGTACACGGCCCGGATCATCCGCAGCCGCGTGCTCGGCCTGACCACCCGCACCTACGTGAAGGCGGCGCGGGTGTCCGGGATGGGGGCGTGGAAGACCCTGGCCGTGCACGTCCTGCCCAACACGCTCCCGCTGGCCGTGGTGCAGTGCGTGCTGCTGTCGGCGGGCGCGATGCTCATCGACGGGTCGTTGAGCTTCCTCGGCCTGGGCATCTCACCACCCACCGCCACCTGGGGGAACATGGTCGCGGACGGGCGCACCTACCTCCAGGACCACCCGACGATGGTGATGTTCCCCGGCCTGACCATCGCCCTGTTCGTGTTCCTGCTCAACCTCGCGGGCAGCAGCCTGCGCACGTTCGTCGACCCGAGGGCGCGGATGCTGCTCGCGCAGCGGCGGCGTCGATGA
- a CDS encoding AraC family transcriptional regulator, with protein MQAVPLPIHRFDDPLIAEGPPGFAIGSFADLSPWSDAPYPHRHEFYELVCVTGGAGTHVIDFVPYQVAPVTLYFIAPGQVQFWERREPLEGHVMVFQEEFLVPQYGDRVSPRRSLALDPLGTGHALRLAADQIAPVTALIAALDREYRRPGGADTSVLQAYLHVLLVEMRRLHHDAGTGAVEEDRGTALARRYLRLVSEELPHEQSVRGYASRIGVTPKHLADVVKRTTGKRPAEIIRAALAVEAKRLLTHTDLTVAQVSERLSFDNPSYFGRFFKRECGCSPGEFRRRVSGADHLRSVTRPPT; from the coding sequence GTGCAGGCGGTCCCGCTGCCGATCCACCGCTTCGACGACCCGCTGATCGCCGAGGGGCCGCCGGGGTTCGCCATCGGGTCGTTCGCCGACCTGTCACCCTGGTCGGACGCGCCGTACCCGCACCGCCACGAGTTCTACGAGCTGGTCTGCGTGACCGGCGGCGCGGGCACGCACGTGATCGACTTCGTGCCCTACCAGGTGGCCCCGGTGACGCTGTACTTCATCGCACCGGGCCAGGTGCAGTTCTGGGAGCGCCGCGAGCCCCTGGAGGGGCACGTGATGGTGTTCCAGGAGGAGTTCCTGGTGCCCCAGTACGGCGACCGCGTCTCACCGCGCCGGTCGCTGGCGCTGGACCCGCTGGGCACCGGGCACGCCCTGCGCCTGGCCGCCGACCAGATCGCGCCGGTCACCGCGCTGATCGCGGCGCTGGACCGGGAGTACCGCCGGCCCGGCGGCGCGGACACGTCGGTGTTGCAGGCCTACCTGCACGTCCTGCTGGTCGAGATGCGCCGGCTGCACCACGACGCGGGCACCGGCGCGGTGGAGGAGGACCGGGGCACCGCGCTGGCCCGCCGCTACCTCCGGCTGGTCAGCGAGGAGCTGCCGCACGAGCAGTCCGTGCGCGGCTACGCCAGCCGGATCGGGGTCACCCCGAAGCACCTGGCGGACGTGGTGAAGCGGACCACCGGCAAGCGCCCGGCGGAGATCATCCGAGCCGCGCTGGCGGTGGAGGCCAAGCGCTTGCTGACCCACACCGACCTCACCGTCGCCCAGGTGTCCGAGCGGCTCTCGTTCGACAACCCGTCCTACTTCGGCCGGTTCTTCAAGCGGGAGTGCGGGTGCAGCCCCGGCGAGTTCCGCCGCCGGGTCAGTGGCGCCGATCACCTCCGCTCAGTGACACGGCCCCCGACCTGA
- a CDS encoding ABC transporter permease codes for MAAVLLRRLRDLLVVLFVVGTVLFFLLRSIPGDPAQVLLGTKASPDQLDRLRRELGLTGPLHEQYAHWLGNVLSGDFGTSIKYQLPVPQMILDHLAPTLTLAVLGTVISFLLTVLIVTWVTVSPHSRVARSVNRAAQFGLALPEFWLALVAVWLFALTLGWFPTSGYTPLFEDPATAISQLALPLAVLVVGQTAFLTITMEESVLGELSQLYLRTARAKGVGERRIVLRHVLPNSMLPVLTTVGLNFASLIGGVVVIESIFVIPGLGTMLLGAVYARDFPLIQGGVMFIAFLFVVVNLLVDLAYALVDPKVRVS; via the coding sequence GTGGCGGCAGTCCTCCTGCGCCGGTTGCGCGACCTGCTGGTCGTGCTGTTCGTGGTCGGCACCGTGCTGTTCTTCCTGCTGCGCTCCATCCCGGGCGACCCGGCGCAGGTGCTGCTGGGCACCAAGGCCTCCCCCGACCAGCTCGACCGGCTGCGCCGCGAGCTCGGCCTGACCGGGCCGCTGCACGAGCAGTACGCGCACTGGCTGGGCAACGTGCTGTCCGGCGACTTCGGCACGTCGATCAAGTACCAGCTGCCCGTTCCGCAGATGATCCTCGACCACCTCGCGCCGACGTTGACCCTGGCGGTGCTCGGCACGGTGATCAGCTTCCTGCTCACCGTGCTGATCGTCACCTGGGTCACCGTCTCGCCGCACAGCCGGGTGGCCCGGTCGGTCAACCGGGCCGCCCAGTTCGGGCTCGCCCTGCCCGAGTTCTGGCTGGCGCTGGTGGCGGTGTGGCTGTTCGCGCTGACCCTGGGCTGGTTCCCGACCAGCGGGTACACCCCGCTGTTCGAGGACCCGGCGACCGCGATCAGCCAGCTCGCGCTGCCGCTGGCGGTGCTCGTGGTGGGGCAGACCGCGTTCCTCACCATCACCATGGAGGAGAGCGTGCTGGGCGAGCTGTCCCAGCTCTACCTGCGCACCGCGCGGGCCAAGGGCGTGGGCGAGCGGCGGATCGTGCTGCGACACGTGCTGCCCAACTCGATGCTGCCGGTGCTCACCACGGTGGGGCTGAACTTCGCGTCGCTGATCGGCGGCGTGGTGGTGATCGAGAGCATCTTCGTCATCCCGGGGCTGGGCACCATGCTGCTGGGCGCGGTGTACGCCCGGGACTTCCCGCTGATCCAGGGAGGGGTCATGTTCATCGCGTTCCTGTTCGTCGTGGTGAACCTGCTGGTCGACCTCGCCTACGCGCTGGTCGACCCGAAGGTGCGGGTGTCATGA
- a CDS encoding caspase, EACC1-associated type translates to MIVANQVYDDERFTDLPGAAADARDLADVLGSYTVGEFDVRVVAEESARTVRREVERFFAAAARDDLLLLHFSCHGKRNEANRELHFVAKDTESDYLASTGVSAHFVNERIEQSRCRRVVLMLDCCFSGSYVKGMRSRAAKAAARVEVDQHFEGQGKAVITACAALQYAHESTLRSVAPGQPSVFTSTVVEGLRTGAADVDSDGHISVEDLYRYVHHEVRRKVPDQTPELSVDRLSGSFYIGRNIRSLHLGSQHAPMIPVPLHRAVVSAEPWERYGAALGLERLLDDASPRIRDAAREALIPLTRDADDEVATRAKAVWASRIGSRVPLPVTGPGGDREVAPAGRHAVGIDFGTTNSAVAVVGEDGPRVIVNGQESVLTPSVVGFPERGGVDVGIVAGLWAAARPDRTVFAVKRKLGTDWVTTVDGWPYTAENVAAYILDRLRLDAEQQFGTAVDAAVITVPAYYGVAEREALVHAAGMAGLHAQRLINEPTAAALAYGVTTDGERRTVLVVDLGGGTLDVSVLDLAAGSVEVRAASGDNDLGGDDWDGRVADWLLTRFARTCGVAVDDDPRVGQLVRDAAVAAKIALSDQDSTTVNLRYLSSAGGVPRHLVETLTRDEFEELTADLLDRCRSRIEQVLTMAGADTADLHEVVLVGGATRMPAVAALVRRLTGRDPATGVDPDQAIALGAALQAGVLSGDVPEVVLLEVTPLALGVEADGGVVTLIGENTTIPAKRSELFTTTRANQPVAQVRLHQFAPHPTGDDLTSNDLTSNDLAGNDPAGNDTTIAELRLQLHTGPRGEASIEVTVDCDVNGVVHLQVRQLGTKRSVATTVSRSTVLDAAQRSKRPHSAIALRVERPVPRKRRRPRTPRKPAPVPVAPPGTALDVPGTDLALASARAELSANGSRPGHVAELRRNGAALREAGRVEEGLRVGRLAVATASAYVRADPDFPPALLIGSLVELSTTQLHAGLLGEAHKACGMALLVAHEAGPASLGPDIERLPPLLIVMGEAMYARNRRQEATVLVVNALSVLVELSPAEPRRHLAAVVEALALLRHLGVTDLDDVEAALSTWPKLSALKAPDVWTP, encoded by the coding sequence CTGATCGTCGCCAACCAGGTCTACGACGACGAGCGCTTCACCGACCTGCCCGGTGCGGCGGCCGACGCCCGGGACCTGGCCGACGTGCTGGGCTCCTACACCGTGGGCGAGTTCGACGTGCGCGTGGTCGCCGAGGAGTCGGCCCGGACGGTGCGCCGGGAGGTCGAGCGGTTCTTCGCCGCCGCCGCCCGCGACGACCTCTTGCTGCTGCACTTCTCCTGCCACGGCAAGCGCAACGAGGCCAACCGCGAGCTGCACTTCGTGGCCAAGGACACCGAGAGCGACTACCTCGCCTCGACCGGTGTGTCCGCGCACTTCGTCAACGAGCGGATCGAGCAGTCGCGCTGCCGCCGGGTGGTGCTGATGCTGGACTGCTGCTTCAGCGGCAGCTACGTCAAGGGGATGCGGTCGCGCGCGGCGAAGGCGGCCGCGCGGGTCGAGGTCGACCAGCACTTCGAGGGGCAGGGCAAGGCGGTGATCACCGCCTGCGCGGCGCTCCAGTACGCGCACGAGTCGACGTTGCGCAGCGTCGCGCCCGGCCAGCCCTCGGTCTTCACCTCGACGGTGGTCGAGGGGCTGCGCACCGGCGCGGCGGACGTGGACTCCGACGGGCACATCAGCGTCGAGGACCTCTACCGGTACGTCCACCACGAGGTGCGGCGGAAGGTGCCCGACCAGACGCCGGAGCTGTCGGTGGACCGGCTCAGCGGCTCGTTCTACATCGGCCGCAACATCCGGTCGCTGCACCTGGGCAGCCAGCACGCGCCGATGATCCCGGTGCCCCTGCACCGCGCGGTGGTCAGCGCCGAGCCGTGGGAGCGCTACGGCGCGGCGCTCGGCCTGGAACGGTTGCTGGACGACGCCTCGCCGCGCATCCGCGACGCGGCGCGAGAGGCGTTGATCCCGCTGACCCGGGACGCCGACGACGAGGTGGCCACCCGCGCCAAGGCGGTGTGGGCGAGCCGGATCGGCAGCCGCGTGCCGCTCCCGGTCACCGGACCCGGTGGCGATCGGGAGGTCGCGCCGGCCGGGCGGCACGCCGTCGGGATCGACTTCGGCACCACCAACTCCGCGGTGGCCGTGGTCGGCGAGGACGGCCCCCGGGTCATCGTGAACGGCCAGGAATCGGTGCTCACGCCGAGCGTCGTGGGCTTCCCCGAGCGCGGCGGGGTCGACGTCGGGATCGTGGCGGGGCTCTGGGCCGCCGCCCGCCCGGACCGGACCGTGTTCGCGGTCAAGCGCAAGCTCGGCACCGACTGGGTCACGACGGTGGACGGCTGGCCCTACACGGCGGAGAACGTCGCTGCGTACATCCTGGACCGGTTGCGCTTGGACGCCGAGCAGCAGTTCGGCACGGCCGTCGACGCCGCCGTGATCACCGTGCCCGCCTACTACGGCGTCGCCGAGCGCGAGGCGCTGGTGCACGCCGCCGGGATGGCGGGCCTGCACGCGCAGCGGCTGATCAACGAGCCCACCGCCGCCGCGCTGGCCTACGGTGTGACCACCGACGGCGAGCGGCGCACCGTCCTGGTCGTCGACCTCGGCGGTGGCACGCTCGACGTGTCGGTCCTGGACCTGGCGGCGGGCTCGGTCGAGGTGCGCGCCGCGTCGGGGGACAACGACCTCGGCGGCGACGACTGGGACGGGCGCGTCGCCGACTGGCTGCTGACCCGGTTCGCCCGGACCTGCGGTGTCGCGGTGGACGACGACCCGCGGGTCGGGCAGCTGGTTCGCGACGCCGCCGTGGCGGCGAAGATCGCGCTGTCCGACCAGGACAGCACCACGGTGAACCTCCGCTACCTGTCCTCCGCCGGCGGGGTGCCGCGCCACCTGGTGGAAACGCTGACCCGGGACGAGTTCGAGGAGCTCACCGCCGACCTGCTGGACCGCTGCCGGTCGCGGATCGAGCAGGTGCTGACGATGGCGGGCGCGGACACCGCCGACCTGCACGAGGTGGTGCTGGTCGGCGGTGCCACCCGGATGCCCGCGGTGGCCGCGCTGGTCCGCCGGCTGACCGGGCGCGACCCCGCCACCGGGGTGGACCCGGACCAGGCGATCGCCCTCGGCGCGGCCCTGCAGGCCGGGGTGCTCTCCGGCGACGTCCCCGAGGTCGTCCTGCTCGAAGTGACGCCGCTGGCGCTCGGCGTCGAAGCGGACGGCGGCGTCGTCACGCTCATCGGCGAGAACACCACCATCCCCGCCAAGCGCTCCGAGCTGTTCACCACCACCAGGGCCAACCAGCCGGTCGCGCAGGTCCGCCTGCACCAGTTCGCCCCGCACCCGACCGGCGACGACCTGACCAGCAACGACCTGACCAGCAACGACCTGGCCGGCAACGACCCGGCCGGCAACGACACGACCATCGCGGAGCTGCGGCTCCAGCTCCACACCGGCCCGCGCGGCGAGGCGTCGATCGAGGTCACGGTGGACTGCGACGTCAACGGCGTGGTGCACCTGCAAGTCCGGCAGCTCGGCACCAAGCGGTCGGTGGCGACCACGGTCTCCCGCAGCACCGTCCTGGACGCCGCCCAGCGTTCGAAGCGCCCGCACTCGGCGATCGCGCTGCGCGTGGAACGCCCCGTGCCCCGCAAGCGCCGACGCCCCCGCACACCCCGCAAGCCCGCGCCGGTGCCCGTTGCGCCACCCGGTACCGCGCTCGACGTGCCGGGGACGGACCTGGCCCTGGCGAGCGCGCGGGCCGAGCTGTCGGCCAACGGCAGCAGACCCGGGCACGTCGCGGAGTTGCGCCGGAACGGTGCCGCGCTTCGCGAGGCCGGGCGCGTGGAGGAGGGGCTGCGGGTGGGGCGGCTCGCCGTCGCGACGGCCTCCGCCTACGTGCGTGCCGACCCGGACTTCCCGCCCGCGCTGCTGATCGGTTCCCTGGTCGAGCTGAGCACCACCCAGCTCCACGCCGGACTGCTCGGCGAGGCGCACAAGGCGTGCGGGATGGCGTTGTTGGTGGCCCATGAGGCAGGCCCCGCGTCCCTGGGCCCGGACATCGAGCGGCTGCCGCCGCTGCTCATCGTCATGGGCGAGGCCATGTACGCCAGGAACCGCCGGCAAGAGGCCACCGTCCTGGTGGTCAACGCCCTCTCGGTCCTGGTGGAGCTGTCCCCGGCCGAACCCCGACGCCACCTCGCCGCTGTGGTCGAGGCCCTCGCGCTGCTCCGACACCTCGGGGTGACGGACCTGGACGACGTGGAGGCGGCCCTGAGCACCTGGCCGAAGCTGAGCGCCCTCAAGGCACCCGACGTGTGGACGCCTTGA